AACTATGgacttttttgttaattttttttagaaattattatatattttgtatgtagTGTACttctaaaaatgtaaaattgtttGCAAACAGTTTTTTGTTATCATCTTCAAAAACCTATGCATGAACTTTAGAAGcactataattttaattttttattaatatatttttaaaatcgaAAGTTAAAAAcctaataaatagtaaataaatatatagacaCATATATACACCATGGGTTAAATCCTAAGTAACCAATATTAAGTCAGTtattactaaatttaaaattttaaagaacactaggttttgaatccacgctacgcgtgggtttatttgatatattttgatgaaaattatatatgattggttacggtaataaaatattatcttataaaaaaatttaaattagtattaaggaaaaaaatgaaatttcagatacacaatttttaatatataaaatcagttgtgttataaaatcaaatctgataaaaaaaaatcatgaatttaactcgacgtacAGGAGaggcgaatcaaactgatgacctcataTATCCTAAATCATtttttaactcgttttcatatttaattgattgctaccacctatgttttagtatttttattcaatgttgtcttattcttcatattttttcttttcattttcattgtcaaattttattatttatactctttttcttcttcttcctcgtcaacttctgcACATTCTTCcattgaaaaactttttttttagactaccacacaacttgttaatccatcaaactccaagaacaaaatcatttcttttctcttaaaaaaaataaaaataaaaataagggttgacaaaaaaataaataaataaaataagataaaaaagaaaaaattagtgaaagaatatcaactcatctataatcatacacaaaaatatgttgaacagatcataagaaataaaaagcataaagtgtagataaataagataatttttgttttacatcaatatttataatattttaaacttttaaaggtttcgaaatacaaaatttgaaccttttaaaaagtttttaaatattataattttttaaattttaaaagtttaaaatatttataatatttaaacttttaaaatttttgaatattaggatttttttttgaaactgtttaaagttttaatttgatcaaataaaaactgGATCAGAccgaatcaaaattttaaacttggacgcctgataaatcaagctttacTGCTCATTTGTTATTGGAaccatattaatcttatttatactggttctaaacaattgtctaaaaaatttctagccgatgtgggatattatttttatttccataaatttaaaattttcctttttctaaaaaattctggaaattaaaatgttaatgaatgacatgtcaaattctGGTAGatggtttaaaataattcttaatatagattattctggaaatttttaaaaaaataattagtgagATGTCTAATCCCTATTGGTGGTTTAAAGTCCTAGGTGGACAGTTtaagcttatagctcctacttttatttagtatagattatttttaaaataaaaattaatgaaaaattataaataaacacTTAGAGAAAAATTGCATAAATCATTGTATGCGAGTTAGTAAATGTTTTATGATACATAAACTTCACTGTACGATAGAGCAATTCTTTTTTTACGGTTGTTAACACACAATATTCTTTAGACTGAACTAAAACgagttaaacaaaaatgttatgccatcatcattttattattttgaatattagacatatctaaagttgattaaattaagtttatgtaaaaacaaatgGTCATATGGTATTTCGCGGGTTAAATCATAGAAttaccaatcaaaatataattgtacaatcttaaaaattaaaaaaaaattacaacttacAGTTTAAGTTCTTAATTACGAAAAAAATAACTAGTGGTGTAGCGCGTGTTAagtcataaaattaacaatcaaagtataattaaacaattttaaaactaaaaaaactaataagtataatttaaaatttaaaacttttaattaaaatacatcgtcatgcagtgtaccgcgggttaaaatctagtgagatattattaatcataaattcataacaCAAGAACGATTTAAAAGCCTAATCACTTAGGCTAAGCcatttttaaataaagaaagaaaactgtTCATCTCACTCTTCTTCAAGCACACTCCAACCTCTACACCACCTGGCTCGTCCCTCCTCTCAGACATAGAGAAGGCTTCATTGCGGTCAATGGACACAACCTCAGTCTTAACTGGTTTGCTCCAGCCAAAATCCGACCCGTACACCCCTAAACGGGTGGACCCTGCCACAGATCCAAACTGTGCACcttgtttctcattttttgCCCCCTCCAAGTAGTGTCATTGATAAGCGAAGGTAGCTAACAAATGGGGAATGGTTTTTGGAAAGTATTATAGATCGTCTCACATTTTTCATgtaacaaaacaatttattcaaaaatactgctttaaactttgttctattggtaaaaaagttttaatgggaaggtaaattttccttatttttttaaccaaaactttctcctactttcccctttttcagtttggaataggtaagattaatattttgacccaaaaaaaatgtaagattaagatatgtcttctttttctaatattgtattttaattttttattgtagtatttttagaatgttttatttaatttatattttcatctttgatttgagattcatatattactatGCTTAtacttttctattatttctttaattatgtaaaattaattttcttcaaatatCTCAACCTTGATcggttggtcataaacctttttttttatgcaaacataagtgttaccattcattcaatcccaaagggagataaagTGTAGAACtttatcaacctaatggttggataaaataggctaatcaaagaCAATCTTACAACAAATATAGaaagatagattagaaaaacataaacagTTTTTGATAGATCTATAGGAGTTCGGAgatagaggctacatcatgatgtgttaaagacacttccacaaatacgttgggaaatttaacattagtttctatcaaaagattttgtgacgttggaaaaagGCTATTAGTTTCATTGGTTATCGTAGTatgccattttgagatagctaaaagacgtgaacatgttcactccacacatgaggagggTAGAaccaaggttttctccatggtggaggaggttggacgcatgcaaggttatcttcccaaggaaggaaggcggagccaaggctCTCTTATGGTTGAGGAGATTGGATGcaatgttctctccataaggaaggagggcagagccgaggttctctacATGGTTGGttatacactattgtgatgatacatcattcatctgtatactatgtaatatatttttatttgagaagtttcttgaaccaacaaatttagtgattaaagaaagtatgcaaaagtgaaaataaatagacatataatagttgacttaatgtgtttatatagatattttccaaggtggtggtaaataatatatttgtaacatacaatatacttaggtgtaaaaaaatacacctaatggttggataaaataggcttatcaaacacaagcttacaacaaatatagatagatagattagaaaacCATAAACCATTTTTGATAGATCTATAGGAGCTCGGAAATAGAGACGacatcatgatgtgtcaaagacacttccacaaatacattgagaaatttaacattagttactatcaaaagattttgtgacgttagaaaagagcttttagttttattggttgTCGGAGCCTACCACTTTGAGATAGCGAAAAGACGTAAACATATTCTCTCCACATATGAGAAGGGCaaagccaaggttctctccatggtggaggaggttggacgcatgCAAGGTTATTTTCCCAAGGGAGAAAGGCGGAGCCAAAgttctcttcatggtggaggaggttggatgcaaggttctctccataaggaaggaagaagacggagccgaggttctctccattgTTAGGCCATAcgctattgtgatgatacatcattgattaatatattatgtaatatattttttattcgagaagttttttgaaccaacaattttagtgattaaaaaaattatacaaaaagtgaaaataaataaaatataatagttgGTTTAacgtgtttatatagattttctaggtggtggtaaataatatatttataacatacaatatacttaggtataaaaaaatacacttttaatagtaacatccatcaaaaatttgtaaattaatataaatcagtgtattatagcaaaaaaaaaaatcataaaaaaatttcaacaaattttaatatatttttcttaaatttaattttatttacaaaatttaaaaaccagCACATCGGGATAGTTCCAAATTATGTCTTTTAACAATTCTAGTTAAATCAAATTGCCAAATTGAAAATTGAACTTATTATAAATTTGTCAAAGTTTTGACGTCTATAAATCATATAGAACATGTCGTTGAACGTCTTAGAAATTAGATTTTAAGAATATAAGTTGATGCAATGATTTTGTAATCTAAATCACAGAAACGTAAATCTATTTAACCAAAaaggttacaacttacaaggaCAAAGTTTTTCTTTCGACTATTCATGTTCAATAAAAAGCTCTTCTTTTCTCTGGTTCTGTTTTAAGTAAATCAGGTTAATCctagacagagagagagttgaaagACCAATTCCAAGTATCTAAAACTGCATAAACATACATATACTTTGACTATGACTCACTCCACCTTGCCAAATTCGCCAACATTTGTGCCGGTGCTCTCCACAACCGTCTCTCTTACAAACCTacaacaacatttttaaaattaggttcaagaaagagagatttacATGTGAACTGGAGAGGACAGGAACACCGATTACCTCGCAAGCTTCTCTCTTGAAGATTGTAAGACGTACATGGAGAGTACGAAAGAGAATGTGAGAGCTGATCACAAGTAGACAAAAAATACATAAGTGTATCAGCTTATTATCCCTTCACTAATCAATTTCTTAgcaggaagagaaaaaaaaattacctgagCCAAAGAGGACGTAAAATCCTGAGGATACATCAATCTCTGACTGCTCTTTCCTGCATCACAATACAAAGTGTCTCAGCCATGTATCAGTAACATGATGTTCTTTAAGCCTTGTGACTCGATCGTATACACAAAGTTATTAGcattgagagagaagaaaagctGGACGAGGAGAGCAAAATTAGTGTACCATGTGTATCTAACAAGAACATGTTTTGGCCAGTGTTGAGGATCCCAGAACAGTGTGCGGACCTCCGGGTGTGTATTCAAATCTGTTCATGGGTAAAATCTCCAACTTAGATAAATTCTGatgttctcttttaaatatttgaagtaACAAAATGCTACTCTATGACATGGAGGCAGAATTGCAACTTGAAAAAACAGAGTAGAGAGTATGAATTTCATTCCTCACAAGAAATTTTCAAAGCCATTATTAACACATGGTTCAGGCAACTTGTACGAAATAAAGAAACCATGACGCATAGATGACCATAAACATGTAAAGTCAATTTAGTAATGCCACCACATAAAAAGACTTAATCTGTCTGTGTAATAGACGTACACATATGagcagaaaaaaaaggaaactataAAGCAAACTGCCTATATATTAGCACCCAGTGTCTCCAAGAAGGTGAAGATGTTTTCACTTTCACCAGATACTGTAAGACTCTGGAAATTAAAAGCAGTGTAAAACTAAATCCAAGTTATCTACGGCCTAGGACATGGGCTACAAGCAACCAAGCATCACAATCTCGAGAAGCTACAACCTACTATGGCACTGATTCTTGAAGGGTTTCAGATACGAACGTAATACTTAGCATATCTGGTTAGGCCAGATAGTATTAGAAAGGGAGACACCTAAATCAGGACACGATATACTTAGATAAGGAGTATGACTTACAGCTATGGGGCATATCAATAACTTCAGCTGTGACTCCAAGCAGATCACCTCCAGAATATCTCTGTgcaaacggaaaaaaaaaaacaagccgCACCTAAATATCCAAAAACTGGCAGTTTTGCTGGGTAGCATATTTATCTAGTAAGTCAAAAGCATATAAAATGACTCAAAACCAATGTCAAAACATACCAAATTTACATCGATCATCGGAACTTCTGAGCTCTTACGGTTTATCACCAAAAGCCAGTGAATCAGAAATTTCTCACTTCCAACTTGGAATTTTCTGCATGTAAAAATCCGTAATCACACATCAGACACCTAATAACTCTTTAACTCGCACATGACTAATgtacaaataagaaaacaaagtcgCTATATAACATCTGAAGAACACAATCTGCAGCAAGATAGAactaaaaaaaagcaaataaatttAGCTTACTCTAATCAAAACATATGAGAAATGGTGAAACATCAATGTAAAGTCATCATTTCCCTATTGACCAGCAAGAATAGAAATTGCTAGAAACCAGTGATGAACTTGTCAAATTAAAACTAAAGGCACATCAATCTCAATACAAAAGCACCAAATTCAGCTATACAAAATCTTCAATTAAACTGTTATTAATATGAACACCACCTGAACACTCACATCTTATAAGGATCAGTTCCTGTATAGCCAATTGGTTTCGCTATGGGGATCAACACCTACACAATTTGGCAAAGAAAGAGAAGTTTCAATCTGAATTCCAGAACTATGCCATCAAATGTCTTAAACTAAACCTATTCACACACAGTACCTCGCGATTAACGGCGAAGATCGGGCAATGTTTTCCGATCACATCATGCCAAGTCGTTCTCGACTGCCACAGAATCAAACAGATCCTTTAGTCTCACATCAAATTCTATAAGTAATCAATCTCAGCTAATAAGTTAAAAAGAAGAGTAACGAACAGAGTGATATTGCCCCATCTTGCTCATCCGGACGATATCTCCAGGTCGGTAAGCACTGGAGAGAATCGGAAACGATAGAGATATCAGAAATAGAGCTTGAATAAAAGCGTTCCAACGTCGCGATCCTAACACCGCAGCCATGCCCGCCATAACTTCGCTTCTTCGGCGAGGCTTTGTTGCCGGTAAATTGTCTTCGTCGGGAGATTTAGAATTGGAAGCGGAGGTTGagagattattaaaaaaaacgactGTAAAAGAACTCTCTCTCCTCCGCGGTGTTATTGGGCCACAAACATCAGGCCCAGCTTAAATTGTTGGCTCAGTTTTAACCAGCACTGTACTAAACTAtaatatggattttttttttcttttatttttctgactGCTTTAAGCTTTTGAAAGTTTACAATTTAGCAAAAAACATGTGATTCGAAGTTCGAACCTTGACCAATAGTTTGGATCCATCGATACAATACGAACTCAGCTAAAAGATGATTTATTAACACATCAAAAGTTGcacccaaacaaaaataaaaagtgtacAGACAAACAAATAAAGTTGTGTAACGGCAGCCACAACTTCAGCATTTTGAACAGCTTCAATGAGTATATGCGTTCTCGATGTTATCAAACGGCTTAggtttgatttttgtctttttagaaaaaaaatatatattttatgtattttcatGTAGTCAGTCAATTCTATGGTGATTTCCATTATTAGATGGAACTATGTAAGataatgaatttaaatttattggtttgaccaaaaaaaaaaaacacattacatTCATCAAGGTGAGAAATTCttataactttgttttttcttttattttggtcaagacgccaaataaaattatattcgGAGAGACTGACAGATGATTAAACTTAACGGACACATAAAACACAGTTGGATCTTCTTGCTACCTACACTAAATAAATAGCTTTGAAAGCAATGGTACCtccaaaaacaattaatattacATGATTGAACTCCTAAACATTACATctttaaaaacataatcatcTATGATAATTGGGTatttccaacaagaagatgtaatacattaaaagttgaaaagagTATTATTTACATGTATATAagtgtaataaataatatgagaaaattaatttaattgaaaaaaataaaagaaaaacgcGCGAATGTGTTCGTTAAATCTTTATAAAaggaatttatatttaaaattttataaacgaACTTACGAatttcaacaaagaaaatatgtttgataccaaaaaaaaagctacaCAAAACTTAAAGGTAGGAACTAAAGCTTTTTTTATGTggcaatttttcaattttagaaGGACAATAGactttgatatatttatatccCAACTCGTGTTATGTTTTCAAATTCttgtttaataagaaaataaacatttttgtatcttacgaaattttgaattttgtttctagGACGGAGGAAAactaaagattttgattttttttttcaagagagGACGTTAATTAGAGtttccaaattaattaaaatatcataattattgTAGGtgagttttttgatttttgccAATTATATTGTGATACGTGGGAAACACgccaaataaaattatattcgGAGAGGCTGACAGATGATCAAACTTAACAGACACATGAAACAAAGTTGGATCTTCTTGCTACCTACACTAAATAAATGGCTTTGAAAACAATGGTACCtccaaaaacaattaatattacATGATTGAACTCCTAAACGTTACATctttaaaaacataatcatcTATGATAATTGGGTATTTCCAACAAGAATATGTAATACattaaaagttgaaaagagTATTATTTACATGTATATaagtgtaaattttttttatgaaataaataatatgagaaaattaatttaattgaaaaaaataaaacaccacaacaaaaaataataattaataacaattattaaaaagagCGCGAATGAGTCAGTtaaatctctataaatagaaatttatattttaaactttttactAAAGGTACATAATAAAATAACGTATGTTCGGCACAAAAAGATAAGCACATCTAACTTACTTTTAAAACAAGACATCAAcaaattaagattaaaaataataaa
The sequence above is drawn from the Camelina sativa cultivar DH55 chromosome 4, Cs, whole genome shotgun sequence genome and encodes:
- the LOC104780995 gene encoding uncharacterized protein LOC104780995 gives rise to the protein MAGMAAVLGSRRWNAFIQALFLISLSFPILSSAYRPGDIVRMSKMGQYHSSRTTWHDVIGKHCPIFAVNREVLIPIAKPIGYTGTDPYKIKFQVGSEKFLIHWLLVINRKSSEVPMIDVNLRYSGGDLLGVTAEVIDMPHSYLNTHPEVRTLFWDPQHWPKHVLVRYTWKEQSEIDVSSGFYVLFGSALTFSFVLSMYVLQSSREKLARFVRETVVESTGTNVGEFGKVE